From Camelina sativa cultivar DH55 chromosome 5, Cs, whole genome shotgun sequence:
GCGGTATCCCGAAAAAAACGAAGGAAGGGAGGTTGTGGCCACCCTAGCCGGGGTCTCCAAAACTGCTGGAATAGTGGGATATGACACAGGATCGACCTCGACCTAAGCCTGCTGCCACGCTGCAGCTTCTCCCTCTGCTATCCTAACAATATCCTCCGACCGTtccacaatattttcaaaaacacgTACATTCCGTGCTTTCCAAATAAACCACATAAGCCATGGAAACGCCGCAACATGAGCCCCAGGATTCTGCTGTCCTAAAAAATTGTCTTGAACATTTTGGAACAACACTGTGTCTTGAAAAAAACATGGTCGAATTAATTTGTGGACCAGAAAAAAAGTACAATAACAAAGTTTTGGTTGGATATGAACGTGTTATATGCTACAGGTATTTTCCAATCAGTGCTATAGTGGTATCTAATAATTTAGTAGATACCACTATAGCACTGATTGATATATTTCTTtcgaattaaaaaataaagcaatAAAACAAAGAGTTAAGTTGTTAACttgttgtattttatatttttatttgtttcaaaatatgttttaactaTTATGTTCAAATGTGTTTTAACTGTATTATGATGtgttttaattgttattttctaatttaattgtTATTAAAACGTGCTTTAACTGTATTATGATGTGTTTTAACATCTACTAATCAGATTTTACATAGTATGATTCAACTATTACACTAAGTGTTCAGACGTTAATCTAATCAGCAAATCATAATGTATCAAAAGTTCATCTATATTAATAACATTAGGAGGAATTATATAGGGTATCTATAAAAACATAACCCACTCTCTGTGTTATGGGGATATGAGATTTTAGTCCCTCTCTGTGTCACTATTTTCAATGTGCACAATCAAGTGAAATTACATCGTtatccttctctctttttttttgttttcattctttcattttcttttctttccctttcattctttcatttctcttttctttccctttcattctttcatttttttataggtattttgtttttgttccatACTTTAACTCGACCCAAGTAATGCCCCAAGAGGCAAAGACTCCCATGCCTTTCTTGATTGGACCAACCGGCACCGGCAGTTTGTTTGCCACGAGTCTTTCAGAAGATTCTCAAATTGTCACGATCCATTAATTTCACAActccaaattaatttttaatattatttatgtatGATAGTATAATAACTCGTTTAACAAGATAACTATTCATGTAACATATAGTATTATGTAAACTTttatgatataaataaaataactattcatacaaataacaaaagaaaattacacTATATGGTGATAACTAGTGACATCGATCAACTTCAGATGAACAGTACTAACTTGTGGTTGATAAAGAATGTTGACATCAACTTTAGATGAACAGCACTAACGTGTGGTTGATAAAGAGTGTTGACATCAACTTCAGATGAACATAACTAACATATTGTTGATAAAAGTGTGTTGTCGACATTAAAATGAACAGTGATACGATTTTCTTActtagttaaaataaaaagaggcttttgatttgtgttttctttctatttttttagttacttatttttaaaactatcatGGTTATAAATCTAATTTTTTAGTCACTAAGGTATATACCTCTCTATATCCTCATAGTCTCTTAAGTTCATCTATATTAATGACAttaggaaagaaaacaaatcaagaaaattcaCATGCTCACCTTTCACGTgttaaactaaattttctaggGAGATGCACCAAGTCAGCAAGgtctaattattatatatttgtggaCAGAAAAAATGTATAGTGATAAGATTTCTGTTTGTCCATTATGAACGTGTAAATGGATGTAACAGGTTGTTTTCAACCAGCGATGTGGATATGTTTCAGGTTCTTTtggtaaattttaaatagtttacTACTTTACTATAAAGAAGCTCGAATTATTGGAACAAGACCATGCCAAAATAAtatcttctttattattattataaaaagcaaaaaataaaataccaaaaatgtaGTGCTATATAATAACAAAGAATGTACTGAAGCGAGTAAGCAGTAGTAGGAGCTATAGCCTAAAACAATGATGATCCTACACTGCACACCTTCCTCACCGATCTCGGTGAACATATTGAAATCATCACCTCtaacaagaagaacaacagTTAGATGTTCtgtcaaaattcaaaagaataTCCTTAATGCTATAGATTCTGGCTCCTCAAAGTTCAGCTTATGTCCCTGTGGACGAAAGCATTTCCTAGGAGAACCAACGACCACGACGCCGTTTCTTCCCATCTCTCCCTCCCACGCTTCTCAATCTAGCTCATCGGTTTGTTTCCCAATTTCTCTTTTAAACCAACCTCCGATTCAATTAACTATACTAATCGTAgctatatatagaaacataacGACCATAAGTTATCACTTGCTTATTCTAGATATTCGAATATCCTAGCTCGGTCGCAAACAGATCGAGTATCTATCTATCTTTTGGGATCTATCTAACTACAATAAAAtgatctctataaattaatattgtcGGGCCTataactttttatcaaactTTACAGATATATTTGTCAAACTTAAAAACTAATTTGGAACCaaataaatgtataaatttatagaggttatagTATTGTATCTAATAGATCTCTACATGTTATTAGGAGGTCTTGAACAAACTGCGTCCTCCAAAGCCAGATTGGTATTTCGAGCTCTATGGATGGTTTAGGAGTTCAGGAATGGAAAGATACGAGAAAGAGGTTAGAGTGACTTCATGAGGtttgaaattcatttttatctttttgtgtCATGCTTACTTATTATTCCTATATCTTTCCTCTTATGTCAGATTGCGGGTTACAAGAAGAAACTCTTTAGTCAGGTGGGAGACGCAGAAAAGGTTTTGGAGATTGGTATTGGAGCTGGTCCGAACATCAAGTACTACAACACTCTTCCAAACGTATCTATCCTTGGTGTAGATCCAAACCCTAAAATGGAAAGCTACGCGCGAAAATCCGCTATAGAAGCTGGTTTGAAATCCGAAGACTTCAAGTTCATTCACGCGGTAATTAACCGCCTCTTTTATATACTCCTTAAAATCCAtcataatttttcattaattttctctaatgttttttgttaatctttttttgtacaTAGGTCGCAGAATGTATACCACTAGAAGATGCATCAGTTGATGCAGTTGTTACAAGTCT
This genomic window contains:
- the LOC104788014 gene encoding methyltransferase-like protein 7B — encoded protein: MMILHCTPSSPISVNILKSSPLTRRTTVRCSVKIQKNILNAIDSGSSKFSLCPCGRKHFLGEPTTTTPFLPISPSHASQSSSSEVLNKLRPPKPDWYFELYGWFRSSGMERYEKEIAGYKKKLFSQVGDAEKVLEIGIGAGPNIKYYNTLPNVSILGVDPNPKMESYARKSAIEAGLKSEDFKFIHAVAECIPLEDASVDAVVTSLVMCSVTDVTQTLSEIKRILKPGGRYLFVEHVAAEDGSFLRMVQNMLDPVQQVVADGCHLIRPTGESLLKAEFPGGVDINKVSLTSFYHLSPHIYGVAYN